From Vigna unguiculata cultivar IT97K-499-35 chromosome 5, ASM411807v1, whole genome shotgun sequence, the proteins below share one genomic window:
- the LOC114184661 gene encoding uncharacterized protein LOC114184661 has protein sequence MTPYEALYGRRCKTLLCWQQCGESVVLGLEFLQQTTEKVKVIQDRMRVTQSRQKSYADKRRRPLEFEADHKENWTNNIRYCSATSLGNLNNVFHVSQLRKYIVYPTHVLEEDDVQVREDLTNEVGPVRNLDSLVKQLKGKEIQL, from the exons ATGACACCTTACGAGGCCTTGTATGGTAGGAGATGCAAGACACTATTGTGTTGGCAGCAGTGTGGAGAGTCAGTGGTGCTTGGGCTAGAATTTTTGCAACAGACTACTGAGAAAGTGAAGGTGATACAAGATCGGATGCGTGTAACTCAAAGTCGGCAGAAATCttatgcagataagaggagAAGGCCGCTAGAGTTTGAGGCAG ATCACAAGGAGAATTGGACCAACAACATACGATATTGCTCTGCCACCTCACTTGGCAATCTGAACAATGTCTTCCATGTATCACAACTAAGGAAGTACATTGTGTATCCTACTCATGTGCTGGAGGAGGACGATGTTCAGGTACGCGAAGACCTGACGAATGAAGTTGGACCAGTGAGAAACTTGGATTCTCTAGTCAAACAACTCAAAGGGAAGGAAATCCAACTATGA
- the LOC114186043 gene encoding ubiquitin-conjugating enzyme E2 35, whose amino-acid sequence MANSNLPRRIIKETQRLLSEPAPGISASPSEDNMRYFNVMILGPTQSPYEGGVFKLELFLPEEYPMAAPKVRFLTKIYHPNIDKLGRICLDILKDKWSPALQIRTVLLSIQALLSAPNPDDPLSENIAKHWKSNEAEAVETAKEWTRLYAIGA is encoded by the exons ATGGCCAACAGTAACCTTCCTCGAAGAATCATCAAG GAAACGCAGCGTTTGCTCAGTGAGCCAG CGCCTGGAATTAGTGCTTCCCCCTCTGAAGACAATATGCGATATTTCAATGTCATGATCCTTGGCCCTACTCAGTCACCTTATGAAG GTGGAGTTTTTAAACTAGAACTATTTTTGCCAGAAGAATATCCGATGGCTGCTCCTAag GTTAGGTTTCTGACAAAAATATACCATCCAAACATTGATAAG CTTGGCAGGATATGTCTTGACATTCTGAAAGACAAGTGGAGTCCTGCCCTTCAGATTCGCACTGTTCTTTTGAG TATTCAAGCTCTTCTAAGTGCACCAAACCCTGATGACCCTCTTTCTGAGAACATTGCGAAGCATTGGAAATCTAACGAGGCTGAGGCTGTGGAAACAG CCAAGGAATGGACTCGGTTATATGCCATTGGCGCCTAA